Proteins found in one Zea mays cultivar B73 chromosome 1, Zm-B73-REFERENCE-NAM-5.0, whole genome shotgun sequence genomic segment:
- the LOC100381635 gene encoding uncharacterized protein LOC100381635: MPRGPTRPGRRRLPPLLRGAGRAALRPPPGPPQLLRAPRPAARALSGAQPAAGPGAPPRPRPFLPPRRHRLGLLAAARRRAPDVWHHVAAPPPRARQLHRAHARVAHLALAGACHPAPDLLPPVLAAAPALLDRPRAPLTPHRAHALRRRRLQAVQAQHSGRHPRRVRQPHVVQVQQRVHRRRLLRRRVRAQPRGVHAPHAQSKLLPAAARGLAIPPLHVRRHSRRLRPGLLRARRRQGALRLAPAPREVRPVLRHHTKGLGGDGGRQDHRRAGGGARGRGRQNAGAPAGDSAQGGVPAARERGGPERVHQGRRRPRRGGRPEEDTEAGERAGGRPPGRHLRAGGRRRRALAT, from the coding sequence ATGCCTCGTGGCCCGACCCGCCCAGGCCGACGCCGTCTTCCTCCCCTACTACGCGGCGCTGGACGCGCTGCCCTACGTCCTCCACCCGGACCTCCTCAACTCCTCCGCGCTCCACGGCCTGCCGCTCGCGCGCTATCTGGCGCGCAACCAGCCGCGGGTCCTGGCGCGCCGCCACGGCCACGACCATTTCTTCCTCCTCGCCGGCACCGCCTGGGACTACTCGCAGCCGCACGACGCCGAGCCCCGGATGTATGGCACCACGTCGCTGCTCCGCCTCCCCGAGCTCGCCAACTTCACCGTGCTCACGCTCGAGTCGCGCACCTGGCCCTGGCAGGAGCATGCCATCCCGCACCCGACCTCCTTCCACCCGTCCTCGCTGCCGCGCCTGCGCTCCTGGACCGCCCGCGCGCGCCGCTCACGCCGCACCGCGCTCATGCTTTACGCCGGCGGCGTCTCCAGGCCGTCCAGGCCCAACATTCGGGGCGCCATCCTCGCCGAGTGCGCCAACCGCACGTCGTCCAAGTCCAACAACGTGTGCATCGTCGTCGACTGCTCCGCCGCCGCGTGCGCGCTCAACCCCGTGGCGTACATGCGCCCCATGCTCAGAGCAAACTTCTGCCTGCAGCCGCCCGGGGACTCGCCATCCCGCCGCTCCACGTTCGACGCCATAGTCGCCGGCTGCGTCCCGGTCTTCTTCGAGCACGCCGCCGCCAGGGCGCACTACGGCTGGCACCTGCCCCGCGGGAGGTACGACCAGTTCTCCGTCACCATACCAAAGGACTCGGTGGTGATGGGGGACGTCAGGATCACCGACGTGCTGGCGGCGGTGCCCGCGGACGAGGTCGCCAGAATGCGGGAGCGCCTGCTGGAGATAGCGCCCAGGGTGGTGTACCGGCGGCACGGGAGCGCGGCGGACCTGAGAGAGTCCACCAAGGACGCCGTCGACCTCGCCGTGGAGGGCGTCCTGAGGAGGATACGGAGGCGGGTGAGCGCGCTGGAGGACGGCCACCCGGACGCCATCTACGAGCTGGAGGACGACGACGGCGCGCACTAGCTACGTAG
- the LOC100283317 gene encoding uncharacterized protein LOC100283317 encodes MKPAVEAEADERAAEEMAPKKAAAAKKAAEEVEVEEVVDGDEAVDGEGDGDEDDDGEGGDEEDDDEEVDGEEKEAAGVVEISDEDDDDGDGEADDDDDDDGDDDDDDDEDSDDEEEVDGEDDQEEELGTEYLVQPLGRAEDEEHSSDFEPEENGEGADDEEIDEEDDDGEDSVKAQTSTKRKRSGDEEEEDDDDGDDDGDDDDDGRPPSKR; translated from the exons ATGAAGCCGGCAGTAGAGGCGGAGGCTGACGAGCGAGCGGCGGAGGAGATGGCACCTAAGAAGGCAGCGGCTGCCAAGAAAGCGGCCGAGGAAGTTgaggtggaggaggtggtggacggGGACGAGGCGGTCGATGGGGAGGGCGACGGTGACGAGGACGACGATGGGGAAGGCGGTGACGAGGAGGATGATGATGAGGAGGTGGATGGGGAGGAGAAGGAGGCGGCAGGGGTTGTGGAGATCTCcgacgaagacgacgacgacggtgacggggaggcggacgacgacgacgacgatgacggggatgacgacgacgacgacgacgaggactCAGACGACGAGGAAGAGGTCGACGGTGAAGACGATCAGGAG GAGGAGCTGGGAACCGAGTATCTGGTTCAGCCTCTTGGGCGGGCTGAAGACGAAGAGCACTCGAGCGACTTTGAACCGGAAGAAAACGGTGAGGGTGCCGACGATGAGGAGATCGATGAAGAGGACGATGACGGTGAGGACTCTGTGAAGGCGCAGACCTCTACGAAGAGGAAGAGGTCaggcgacgaagaagaagaagacgacgaCGATGGGGATGATGATGGTGACGATGATGACGATGGGAGGCCACCATCAAAGCGATAG